The bacterium genome includes a region encoding these proteins:
- a CDS encoding M20 family metallopeptidase, which yields MIETRKILAALKGREEEIIATLREAVSVDSPTFPGTGTSKVAGIFEEKYRSIGAETERLPGTHGTGDHLLARFRGNNKDSGRIFIIGHCDTVFPEGEAARRPFTLEGDRARGPGVADMKGGLVNCFFALSALMAAGFREFGEILVLYDTDEELGNPSSRALIEKWGKDAKASLIIEPGRADGSIVAARKGSLYGEVNIHGVAAHAGVDMDKGRSAVHELAHKILDVYALTREGGTVNVTGLSGGERPHIVAASAGCFVEIRADRQQTLDGMAAELRELIAKPAIDGTSLELTIKGGRPAMERNEKTDWLIGLAKPVAEEAGFELTFTPTGGGSDGNYLSPLGVPVLDGLGPVGGGLHTAEEYLEIPSLVPRAALLAGLIARLGAAG from the coding sequence ATGATCGAAACGCGCAAGATCCTGGCCGCGCTCAAGGGCCGCGAGGAGGAGATCATCGCCACCCTGCGGGAGGCGGTGTCCGTGGATTCGCCCACCTTTCCGGGGACGGGTACCTCGAAGGTCGCCGGCATTTTCGAGGAAAAATACCGATCCATCGGCGCCGAGACCGAGCGGCTTCCCGGCACCCATGGCACGGGGGATCATCTCCTCGCCCGCTTCCGGGGGAACAACAAGGATTCGGGGCGGATTTTCATCATCGGCCACTGCGATACGGTCTTCCCGGAAGGGGAGGCCGCACGCCGTCCCTTCACCCTCGAAGGGGATCGTGCCCGCGGACCGGGCGTGGCCGACATGAAGGGCGGGCTCGTGAACTGCTTCTTCGCCCTCTCGGCGCTGATGGCGGCGGGCTTCCGGGAGTTCGGCGAAATCCTGGTGCTCTACGACACGGACGAGGAGCTGGGAAACCCCTCTTCGCGGGCGCTCATCGAAAAATGGGGGAAAGACGCGAAAGCGTCCTTGATCATCGAGCCGGGGCGGGCCGACGGCTCGATCGTCGCGGCGCGCAAGGGCAGCCTCTACGGGGAGGTGAACATCCATGGAGTGGCCGCCCACGCCGGGGTGGACATGGATAAGGGCCGAAGCGCCGTCCACGAGCTGGCGCATAAGATCCTCGATGTCTACGCACTCACACGAGAGGGCGGCACCGTGAACGTGACCGGCCTCTCGGGCGGGGAGCGCCCGCACATCGTCGCCGCCTCGGCGGGGTGCTTCGTCGAAATCCGGGCCGACCGGCAGCAGACGCTCGATGGGATGGCGGCGGAACTTCGCGAACTCATCGCCAAACCCGCCATCGACGGCACTTCGCTGGAGCTGACGATAAAAGGCGGAAGGCCGGCCATGGAGAGGAACGAGAAAACCGACTGGCTGATCGGCCTGGCGAAGCCGGTGGCCGAAGAGGCGGGCTTTGAACTGACCTTCACGCCAACCGGCGGCGGCTCGGACGGAAACTATCTCTCCCCGCTCGGGGTGCCCGTGCTGGACGGGCTCGGCCCGGTGGGCGGCGGGCTGCACACGGCGGAGGAGTATCTCGAGATTCCGAGCCTGGTTCCGCGCGCCGCCCTGCTGGCGGGTCTTATCGCCCGGCTCGGAGCGGCCGGATAA